DNA from Sphingomonas sp. R1:
CTCGCGGGAACTGGTCCGGCGCTTCGACGATCGCTTCCAGTGCGGCACGGACATAGCGATCGCCTTCGGCCTGATTGCCGGTGAGCGCACGGGCATAGCGCCGCAGGAGCGGAAGGTGCGGCGCGAGTTGCTGACCAAGCGACATGAGCTGTGTATTCTCCATCAGGTTCGGGGGCCTTTCTCGCCCCCGACGGGCCGTAATTCAATTGATTCCGTCACCCGAAGGAGCCCCTCCCCGGATTTCGCATCGAACGTGGAACAATCGAGGTGATCTTTGGTTTCATCGGTCGGACTGCGTGAATGGCTGCCGCGACGCCGGGTGCTTGCACTCGGCGTCGTTCGCGGTATTCGCGGTAGCGGTCACATTGTTCACTCGGTCCGGCTCGTCCGGACGATCCGGACCCTCAGGGGGGAATTGGTGCACTCCGCTAACAATAATCAGGGCAAGCAGCCGCCGGCAAAGGGTAGTGGCCAGACGCCAGCTCCCAGCGCCGATGTCGGCGATGCATTGCGCCGCGCATATGACGACACGCTGAACGAGTCCGTGCCGGATGATCTGCTCGACCTCTTGAAGAAGCTGGATTAAACACCGCCGGACATGAACGGCCTGGATTCCCAACCCCGCGGCCGAGGCTTCTCGGCGGCGCTGGGGCGATTGCCCACCGGCGCGAAAGTATTCCTTATCCTGGTCGGCGCGCTGCTGCCGCTGGCACTGATTGCGCTGTTCACCACGCTGCAGACCACCCGCAGCGCTGACGACGAAGCGCGCGAGCGGCTGACGGTTACCGCGCAGGAGAGCGCGGGCAATCTCGAAAACCTGCTGGCGAACCATGTCGCGCAGCTGGGCGACGCGCTGGCGGCGCTGGCCCGCAATCCCGACGATGCCCCCAGCTGCACTCGGCTCGCCGGCACCTATGCGGGGCAGGCCCCCGCCCATTTCGTGGTACGCGATGGCCGCGGGCGCGTGCTGTGCGGCAGCGCCTTCGAACAGGCCGATCTACTGGCAGCCGAGCGCGGCGGGCTCGCGGCGCGGATCGTGCCGGGCGGGCTGGTGCTGCGCCTCGGCGGCGAGGCCGGCAGCGCGGCGATCGCCTATTATCCGCGCGACCTGCTGGCCGGGCTGGCACGCCCCAGCGGCTTCGTGCCCGAATATGGCGCGGCGCTGATCGGCCATGGCGATCGGCTGACGCTGCGCGCGCTCAAGGAGAGCGGCCCGCTGGATCGCGGCAAGAGCCTGCGCAGCAACCTTGGCGTGGACGATCTCGCGCTCGAAACCACCATGCCGGGGGCGCCGATCACGTCACCGCTGGTGATCGCCACCGTGCTGCTGGTGCTGATGTGGATCGCCGCGGCCGGCATCGGCTGGTTCGTCGTCAACATTCTGCTGATCCGCCCGCTTCGCCGCCTGCGCAGCAGCGTCGCGCATTATCGCCCGGGCGACGTGATCGATACCGAGCGCCTTGGTCCGATCCCAGCCCAGGAAATTCGCGAACTCGGCGATACCTTCAGCGAGATCAGCCGCACCGTGCAGGCGCACGAAGCCGATCTGGCCAAGGGGCTGGTGCAGCAGACCAAGCTCACCCGCGAAGTGCATCACCGGGTGAAGAACAATCTGCAGGTGATCTCCAGCCTGATCAACTTCCATGCCCGCGCCGCCAAGGGGCAGGAGGCCGCCGACGCCTATGCCTCGATCCAGCGGCGGGTGGACGCGCTCGCCGTGGTGCATCGTCACCATTATGCCGAGATGGAGGAAAACCGCGGCCTGGAACTGCGCGCGGTGATCGGCGAGCTTGCCGCCAATCTGCGTGCGACGGCGCCCGCCCAGGCAAAGGGCGTCGGTATCACGCTGGAGGTGGAGGCGCTGCTGGTGACACAGGACGTCGCCATCGCCGTTTCGTTCCTGCTCACCGAAATCGTCGAACTCGCCATCGCCTGCAACGACGCGGCGCAGATCCGCATCTCGATCAAGGCGCCCGACGGCGCCGAGCGGGCGGTGCTGCGCGTCTCCTCGCCTGCCCTGATCAGCAATCCCACCTTCGAACTGCTGGTCGAGAAGCGCTATGGTCGTGTGCTGCAGGGCCTTGCCCGGCAGCTGCGCGCCCAGCTGCATCATGATCCGCTCGTCGGCGCCTATGAAACCAGCATCGCGATCAACGGACGCCCATAAAATTTGCGGGCATGCGGGAACCCGCTTCCACGACCGACGTTTTCATCTTCGGATAGCGACCTTTTGCCCCCCCGCTCTCGCTATCCACGACATGGGCCCGGAAGCGTCTACCCCCTCCCCCCCCCGGTGGCGCTTCCGGGCCTACATCCCCCCAGACCATCGTAATCTTCACTGCACCGCAGCCGCACCCCGGCGCGCGACCGGAACGATTCGGGCAGCACGGCATTGAACCACCGTCCCGAAATCGGGGAAAATCTGGAGATGTTCGATGCGTAAACTCATCGCCTGTGCCGCTCTTGCCGGCACCCTGCTGATCGCTGCCTGCAACACCGTGGAAGGCGCCGGCAAGGACGTGGCCTCGGCCGGCGACACGGTCGCCAACGCGGCTGCCAAGTCGAAGTAAGAATTTCAGCGCGCCCCTGCCGCGACCTCGCGGCGGGGGCGTCGCTTATTCGGCGGTATGCGCCTCGCCGTCTGCCGCCGCCGTGCGTTCCCGCCGGCGTCGCGTGAAATAGATCGCGACCAGCGACAGGAAGTACAGGCCCACCAGCGGGCCCGCGAGCAGCAGCTGCGATCCCACGTCCGGCGGCGTCAGCACCGCGGCAA
Protein-coding regions in this window:
- a CDS encoding NepR family anti-sigma factor, whose amino-acid sequence is MHSANNNQGKQPPAKGSGQTPAPSADVGDALRRAYDDTLNESVPDDLLDLLKKLD
- a CDS encoding sensor histidine kinase, whose amino-acid sequence is MNGLDSQPRGRGFSAALGRLPTGAKVFLILVGALLPLALIALFTTLQTTRSADDEARERLTVTAQESAGNLENLLANHVAQLGDALAALARNPDDAPSCTRLAGTYAGQAPAHFVVRDGRGRVLCGSAFEQADLLAAERGGLAARIVPGGLVLRLGGEAGSAAIAYYPRDLLAGLARPSGFVPEYGAALIGHGDRLTLRALKESGPLDRGKSLRSNLGVDDLALETTMPGAPITSPLVIATVLLVLMWIAAAGIGWFVVNILLIRPLRRLRSSVAHYRPGDVIDTERLGPIPAQEIRELGDTFSEISRTVQAHEADLAKGLVQQTKLTREVHHRVKNNLQVISSLINFHARAAKGQEAADAYASIQRRVDALAVVHRHHYAEMEENRGLELRAVIGELAANLRATAPAQAKGVGITLEVEALLVTQDVAIAVSFLLTEIVELAIACNDAAQIRISIKAPDGAERAVLRVSSPALISNPTFELLVEKRYGRVLQGLARQLRAQLHHDPLVGAYETSIAINGRP
- a CDS encoding entericidin A/B family lipoprotein, with protein sequence MRKLIACAALAGTLLIAACNTVEGAGKDVASAGDTVANAAAKSK